In Rhizobium sp. ZPR4, a genomic segment contains:
- a CDS encoding adenylate/guanylate cyclase domain-containing protein has product MDAKDIGEIASWLMQAGLKGMAEADILAGFCEQCRLHGLNLDRAMALMDTLHPVYEGRAFRWDGNQVIEREFEYGPSHQGIASENWQRSAFYHMLTTGGDEVRRRIGFGEPTDFYGLDTLLADGHTDYIAMIHRFEEGGTIGEMDCFYSNFATAHEVGFPEEDLRVLRKLTPALALAIKCTGMSRIARTIAEVYLGEDAARHVLEGKITRGKTERISAALWFSDLANYTRISDTAEPDEIIPMLNAYADAVISSIHEAGGNVLKLIGDGTLAIFKARNSADACAAALMAESLLRQRLRDLNSQRQIEGRPVTDVYLGLHIGDVFYGNIGSMDRLDFTVIGPAVNEVSRIASMCRSADRNILMSSNFIEALSGQQSNDLVSVGRYALRGVKRPQELFTLLSSAA; this is encoded by the coding sequence ATGGACGCGAAGGACATTGGCGAAATTGCCAGCTGGCTCATGCAGGCTGGCCTCAAGGGTATGGCGGAGGCCGACATCCTGGCCGGTTTCTGCGAGCAGTGCCGTCTGCATGGCCTGAACCTCGATCGCGCCATGGCGCTGATGGATACGCTACACCCGGTCTATGAAGGCCGCGCCTTCCGTTGGGACGGCAATCAGGTGATCGAACGCGAGTTCGAATATGGTCCGTCGCATCAGGGGATCGCTTCCGAAAACTGGCAGCGTTCCGCTTTCTATCACATGTTGACGACGGGCGGGGACGAGGTGCGCCGGCGCATCGGCTTCGGTGAGCCAACGGATTTCTACGGGCTCGATACGCTGCTGGCCGATGGGCACACCGACTACATCGCCATGATCCACCGTTTCGAAGAGGGCGGCACGATCGGCGAGATGGATTGCTTCTATTCCAACTTCGCCACCGCACATGAGGTCGGCTTTCCGGAGGAAGATCTGCGCGTGCTGCGCAAGCTGACGCCGGCGCTGGCCTTGGCGATCAAATGCACCGGCATGAGCCGCATCGCCCGCACTATCGCCGAGGTCTATCTCGGTGAGGATGCTGCCCGGCATGTGCTCGAAGGCAAGATCACCCGAGGCAAGACGGAGCGGATTTCGGCCGCCCTCTGGTTTTCCGATCTCGCCAACTACACGCGCATCTCGGATACGGCGGAACCGGATGAAATCATCCCGATGCTGAACGCCTATGCCGATGCGGTCATCTCGTCGATCCACGAGGCGGGCGGCAACGTGCTGAAGCTTATCGGCGACGGGACGCTAGCGATCTTCAAGGCGAGAAATTCGGCCGATGCCTGTGCTGCCGCGCTGATGGCGGAATCGCTGCTGCGCCAGCGGCTGCGCGACCTCAATTCACAGCGGCAGATCGAGGGCCGGCCTGTTACCGACGTCTATCTCGGCCTGCATATCGGCGATGTCTTCTACGGGAATATCGGCAGCATGGACCGGCTGGACTTCACTGTCATCGGCCCGGCCGTCAACGAAGTCAGCCGCATCGCCTCGATGTGCCGGTCTGCTGACCGCAACATCCTGATGTCGTCGAATTTCATCGAGGCGCTATCGGGCCAGCAGAGCAACGACCTCGTTTCCGTCGGCCGTTACGCGCTTCGTGGCGTCAAGCGGCCGCAGGAACTGTTCACGCTGCTGTCTTCGGCGGCCTGA
- a CDS encoding LLM class flavin-dependent oxidoreductase has protein sequence MTEQKQLKLGAFMRPVSLHTGAWRYPGAYPDANFNFQHIKSFAQELEKAKFDAFFMADHLAVLNMPIEALKRSHTVTSFEPFTLLSALAAVTDRIGLVATASTTFDLPYHIARRFASLDHISGGRAGWNIVTTSNPDAALNFGLEEHMEHGERYHRAREFYDVVTGLWDSFADDAFLHDAESGIFFDPERMHVLGHKGEELSVRGPLNIARPPQGWPVIVQAGQSDAGRQLAAATAEAVFAAPRNLADGKSIFADIKGRMKAIGRDPDHLKILPAAFIVVGDTVEEAKAKRAKLDSLVHYDSAIASLSIALGHDASKFDPDGPLPETPETNASKSGRERVIALAEAEKLTVRQLAQRLGGYAGLAFVGSPQSIADEMEQWLHEEGSDGFNVVFPFLPQGLLDVTTRVVPELQRRGIFRRDYEGTTLREHLGLPRPENRFFKATAAAAQ, from the coding sequence ATGACCGAACAGAAGCAATTGAAGCTCGGGGCCTTCATGCGTCCCGTCAGCCTGCATACCGGCGCCTGGCGTTATCCCGGCGCCTATCCGGACGCAAACTTCAATTTCCAGCATATCAAGAGCTTCGCCCAGGAGCTGGAAAAGGCGAAATTCGACGCCTTCTTCATGGCCGATCACCTGGCGGTTCTCAACATGCCTATCGAGGCGCTGAAGCGCAGCCACACCGTCACCTCATTCGAACCGTTCACCCTGCTTTCGGCACTCGCCGCCGTCACCGACAGGATCGGCCTCGTCGCCACCGCCTCCACGACTTTCGACCTGCCCTATCACATCGCCCGGCGTTTCGCCTCACTCGATCACATCAGCGGCGGACGCGCCGGCTGGAATATCGTCACCACCTCCAATCCCGATGCCGCCCTGAACTTCGGCCTTGAAGAGCATATGGAACATGGCGAGCGCTACCATCGCGCCCGCGAATTCTATGATGTCGTCACCGGCCTCTGGGACAGCTTCGCCGACGATGCCTTTCTCCACGACGCCGAAAGCGGCATCTTCTTCGATCCGGAGCGGATGCATGTACTTGGGCACAAGGGCGAGGAACTGAGCGTTCGCGGCCCGCTCAACATCGCACGCCCACCACAGGGCTGGCCCGTCATCGTGCAGGCCGGACAATCCGACGCCGGTCGCCAGCTCGCCGCCGCAACGGCGGAGGCGGTCTTCGCAGCTCCCCGCAATCTCGCCGACGGCAAGTCGATCTTCGCCGATATCAAGGGACGGATGAAGGCGATCGGCCGCGACCCGGATCACCTGAAGATCCTGCCCGCCGCCTTCATCGTCGTCGGCGACACGGTCGAGGAAGCGAAGGCGAAACGAGCAAAGCTCGATAGCCTCGTTCATTACGATAGCGCCATCGCATCCCTGTCGATCGCGCTCGGTCACGACGCCTCCAAATTCGATCCGGACGGGCCGCTGCCGGAAACGCCGGAGACCAACGCCAGCAAGAGCGGCCGCGAGCGAGTCATCGCCCTTGCCGAAGCCGAAAAACTCACTGTGCGCCAGCTTGCCCAGCGCCTTGGCGGCTATGCCGGCCTCGCCTTTGTCGGTTCGCCGCAGAGCATAGCTGACGAGATGGAGCAATGGCTGCACGAGGAAGGTTCGGATGGTTTCAACGTCGTCTTCCCCTTCCTGCCGCAGGGCCTGCTTGACGTGACCACCCGCGTCGTTCCAGAGCTGCAGCGTCGCGGCATCTTCCGCCGCGACTACGAAGGCACGACATTGCGCGAACACCTCGGCCTGCCGCGCCCGGAAAACCGCTTCTTCAAGGCAACGGCTGCGGCAGCGCAGTGA
- a CDS encoding RidA family protein, whose product MHTILQPEGWAKPIGYANGVAATGRTVFVGGQIGWNAACEFESDDFVEQVRQTLKNVVAILAEGGAEPKHITSMTWYFTDKQEYLGNLKGLGQAYREIIGRHFPAMAAVQVVALVEDRAKIEIQATAVIPE is encoded by the coding sequence ATGCACACCATCCTGCAACCTGAAGGCTGGGCCAAGCCGATCGGCTATGCCAATGGCGTAGCGGCGACGGGCCGCACGGTGTTCGTTGGCGGTCAGATCGGCTGGAATGCCGCCTGCGAGTTCGAAAGCGACGATTTCGTCGAGCAGGTGCGCCAGACGCTGAAGAATGTCGTCGCCATCCTTGCCGAAGGTGGCGCCGAGCCGAAGCACATCACCTCGATGACCTGGTATTTCACCGACAAGCAGGAATATCTCGGCAATCTGAAGGGTCTCGGCCAGGCCTATCGCGAGATCATCGGCCGGCACTTCCCGGCCATGGCCGCGGTGCAGGTCGTCGCCCTCGTCGAGGATCGTGCGAAGATCGAGATCCAGGCGACGGCCGTCATCCCGGAATAA
- a CDS encoding SDR family oxidoreductase, producing MSSNSNKVAIVTGASRGIGAAIAERLAEDSFTVVINYSGSEAAAEELARKIEEKGGKALTAKADVSDVEAVRRMFDAAEAAFGGVDVLVNNAGIMQLAKIADADDAHFDRHIAINLKGTFNTLREAGKRLRDGGRIVNFSTSIVGLKLETYGVYAATKAGVEALTGIMAKELRGRSITVNAVAPGPTATDLFLNGKSDELIDRMAKMNPLERLGTPQDIAAAVSFLVGPDGGWINGQTLRANGGMI from the coding sequence ATGAGCAGCAATTCCAATAAGGTAGCGATCGTCACCGGCGCATCCCGCGGCATCGGCGCCGCGATCGCCGAGCGTCTGGCCGAGGATAGCTTCACCGTCGTCATCAACTACTCCGGCAGCGAGGCCGCCGCCGAGGAACTGGCCCGGAAGATCGAGGAAAAGGGTGGCAAGGCGCTGACCGCGAAAGCCGATGTTTCCGATGTCGAAGCCGTGCGCCGCATGTTCGATGCGGCCGAGGCAGCCTTTGGCGGTGTCGATGTCCTCGTCAACAATGCCGGCATCATGCAGCTTGCCAAGATCGCCGATGCCGACGACGCGCATTTCGATCGCCATATCGCCATCAACCTCAAGGGCACCTTCAATACGCTGCGCGAAGCCGGCAAGCGGCTGCGCGATGGCGGCCGTATCGTCAACTTCTCGACCAGCATCGTTGGCCTCAAGCTGGAAACCTACGGCGTCTATGCCGCAACGAAGGCCGGTGTCGAGGCGTTGACCGGCATCATGGCGAAGGAACTGCGCGGCCGCTCGATCACGGTCAATGCGGTCGCTCCCGGCCCGACGGCCACGGATCTCTTCCTGAACGGCAAGAGCGATGAACTCATCGACCGCATGGCCAAGATGAACCCGCTGGAACGCCTGGGCACACCGCAGGATATCGCCGCTGCCGTCTCCTTCCTTGTCGGCCCCGATGGCGGCTGGATCAACGGTCAGACGCTGCGCGCCAATGGCGGCATGATCTGA
- a CDS encoding thioesterase family protein: MAFKTTRPLRFGDCDPSGIAYFPSYLNILVGVLEDYFASIGFSWRRLIDNSRIGVPTVRLDLTFVKPGLQGDDLEFVLSVHGIGRSSLDLQHQVSANGHVLWTAKHRVVATSLDTHTSIEWPDDLRAALTSHLETTDAHHPAT; the protein is encoded by the coding sequence TTGGCGTTCAAAACCACCAGACCTCTACGTTTCGGAGATTGCGATCCCTCTGGGATCGCTTATTTCCCGTCGTATCTGAACATTCTCGTCGGGGTGCTGGAAGACTATTTCGCCTCGATCGGCTTTTCCTGGCGAAGGCTCATTGATAACAGCCGCATCGGTGTCCCCACCGTCCGGCTCGACCTGACCTTCGTGAAGCCGGGCCTGCAGGGCGATGACCTCGAGTTCGTGCTTTCAGTCCACGGCATCGGCCGGTCCTCGCTCGATCTGCAGCATCAGGTCTCGGCAAACGGCCATGTCCTGTGGACGGCCAAACACCGTGTCGTCGCCACCTCGCTCGATACGCATACATCCATTGAATGGCCGGATGATCTCCGCGCCGCGCTGACCTCTCATCTGGAGACGACCGATGCACACCATCCTGCAACCTGA
- a CDS encoding LysR family transcriptional regulator, with protein sequence MDRFDAMRVFCRVVERRSFTLAAEDTGLPRSTVTDAIKQLESRLGVRLLQRTTRHVSPTLDGEAYYQRCLRILSDIEDAEGAFAGAKPKGVLRVDVHGTLARHFVLPNLPSFLETYPDIELQITEGDRFVDLIREGIDCVLRVGTLQDSDMIGRRVAMLEEVTLAAPAYVERLGMPAHPDRLDGHRMIGFRSSATGGLLPLEFQIDGAMREITLPATISVNAAESYFAAAKLGLGLIQVPRYHAEEALRSGELLHVLQGYPPTRTPVSMLYPRSRQLSPRVRVFIDWLAKVFAERDSAETETG encoded by the coding sequence ATGGACAGATTCGATGCCATGCGCGTGTTTTGCCGGGTCGTCGAGCGGCGCAGCTTCACGCTGGCGGCCGAAGATACCGGCTTGCCACGTTCGACGGTGACGGATGCCATCAAGCAGCTTGAGTCTCGGCTTGGCGTGCGCCTGCTGCAGCGCACGACGCGGCATGTCAGCCCGACCCTCGATGGCGAAGCCTATTATCAGCGCTGCCTTCGCATCCTCTCCGATATCGAGGATGCCGAAGGCGCCTTTGCTGGCGCAAAGCCGAAGGGGGTGCTGCGTGTCGATGTGCATGGAACGCTCGCCCGGCACTTCGTCCTGCCGAACCTGCCCTCCTTCCTCGAAACCTATCCCGATATCGAACTGCAAATTACCGAAGGCGACCGGTTCGTCGATCTGATCCGCGAGGGGATCGACTGCGTGCTGCGCGTCGGCACGCTGCAGGATAGCGACATGATCGGCCGCCGCGTCGCGATGCTGGAAGAGGTCACGCTTGCGGCGCCGGCCTATGTCGAGCGTTTGGGGATGCCGGCCCATCCGGATAGACTTGATGGCCACCGCATGATCGGCTTCCGCTCGTCGGCGACGGGTGGGTTATTACCGCTGGAATTCCAGATCGACGGCGCTATGCGCGAAATCACCCTGCCGGCGACCATTTCCGTCAACGCGGCCGAGAGCTATTTCGCCGCCGCCAAGCTCGGCCTCGGGCTAATCCAGGTCCCGCGCTATCACGCCGAGGAAGCATTGCGATCGGGCGAGCTGCTGCATGTCCTTCAGGGCTATCCGCCGACGCGAACGCCCGTCTCCATGCTCTATCCGCGCAGCCGCCAGCTTTCGCCGCGGGTTCGGGTGTTCATAGATTGGCTCGCCAAGGTTTTCGCCGAACGGGACAGCGCCGAAACCGAGACCGGATGA
- a CDS encoding SDR family oxidoreductase: MSKQVIVITGASSGFGALTARALAKAGHTVYAGIRETQGRNVAQVAAAAAFAKDNGVDLRTVELDVASDASVEAGIAAVIAEQGHIDTIIHNAGHMSFGPAEAFTPEQFAELYDINVLSTQRVNRAVLPYMRKEGKGLVVWVSSSSTRGGTPPYLSPYFAAKAAMDSLAVSYASELTRWGIETVIIVPGAFTKGTNHFAHSGSPADKARAAEYDNGPYAGVPDQALKGLASLEPADADAASVATAIVEVVDMPFGTRPFRTHIDPSEDGAEIVNGVADRVRAELFRRIGLEDLLKPHAKA; the protein is encoded by the coding sequence ATGAGCAAGCAAGTCATCGTCATCACAGGCGCATCGAGCGGCTTCGGCGCTCTGACGGCACGCGCTCTCGCCAAGGCAGGCCATACGGTCTATGCGGGCATCCGCGAAACGCAAGGACGCAATGTCGCGCAGGTCGCGGCGGCAGCGGCATTCGCCAAGGACAATGGCGTCGATCTCAGAACCGTCGAGCTCGATGTCGCATCGGACGCTTCGGTGGAAGCCGGCATTGCTGCCGTCATCGCCGAGCAGGGCCATATTGACACCATCATTCACAATGCCGGCCATATGTCCTTCGGCCCGGCAGAAGCCTTTACGCCGGAGCAGTTCGCTGAACTCTACGACATCAACGTGCTCAGCACCCAGCGCGTCAATCGCGCCGTGCTGCCTTATATGCGCAAGGAAGGGAAGGGTCTGGTGGTGTGGGTCTCCTCGTCCAGCACGCGTGGCGGCACGCCGCCTTATCTCTCGCCTTACTTCGCAGCCAAGGCCGCCATGGACTCGCTTGCCGTCTCCTATGCGTCCGAACTGACACGCTGGGGCATCGAGACCGTGATCATCGTGCCCGGTGCCTTCACCAAGGGCACCAACCACTTTGCCCATTCCGGCTCGCCGGCCGACAAGGCTCGTGCCGCGGAATATGACAACGGTCCCTATGCCGGCGTTCCCGACCAGGCGCTGAAGGGGCTGGCCTCTCTGGAGCCGGCCGATGCCGATGCCGCTTCGGTCGCGACCGCAATCGTCGAGGTCGTCGACATGCCGTTTGGCACACGGCCCTTCCGTACCCATATAGATCCTTCAGAGGATGGTGCCGAGATCGTCAACGGTGTTGCCGACCGGGTTCGGGCAGAACTCTTCCGGCGTATCGGTCTGGAGGATCTGCTGAAGCCGCACGCAAAGGCCTGA
- a CDS encoding 3-hydroxyacyl-CoA dehydrogenase NAD-binding domain-containing protein: MSALRFSDTISAVLTDGVLVVTIDNAPVNALSADVRAGLMAAFDHAEKDGTVVGIVLTGAGNSFIGGADIKEFGKPPVEPHLPDVISRIEAFAKPVVATINGVALGGGLEVALACHRRLAAPAAKLGLPEVKLGIVPGAGGTQRLPRLIGVAAAIDMIANGRIVSAAEALKLGIVDEIAKSELVTEASTAIASPMRRTGLLAAPAEAAEAIDKAAADALRKARGQHAPAEAVRLVRLAATAPLSDGLAEERRTFIALRDSEEAAALRHVFFAERAAGKVEGLEAAAPRKIETVGIVGTGLMGSGIAVSALNGGYRVVGVEQSAEAAEKGRARIIGLLDKAVQSGRLDAAGRGDRVSRLTVTADMQQLAQADIVIEAVFDDLTVKTELFQRLDTIVRPQTILATNTSYLDPDTIAAATRLPRRIVGLHFFSPAHIMRLLEVVNCKETAPDVLATALALAKRLGKLPVVSGVTEGFIGNRIFSAYRREAEYMVEDGASPQEIDAALEAYGFPMGPFAVFDMAGLEIAWARRKRQAATRNPAERYVVIADRLCEAGRFGQKTGLGWYAYPDGKRTVDPVVTDIIEIARAEKNITPKHFPADDIVSRLLQAMTSEGEALLSEGIAARASDIDLVMINGYGFPPSRGGPMFAAGRR, translated from the coding sequence ATGTCGGCATTGCGCTTTTCAGACACTATTTCGGCGGTGCTGACCGATGGTGTCCTCGTCGTCACCATAGACAACGCGCCGGTCAACGCATTGTCCGCCGATGTCCGGGCCGGCCTGATGGCCGCGTTCGATCATGCCGAGAAAGATGGCACAGTCGTCGGCATAGTACTGACCGGCGCGGGCAACAGCTTCATCGGTGGTGCCGACATCAAGGAATTCGGCAAGCCGCCGGTCGAGCCGCATCTACCTGATGTTATCTCCCGCATCGAAGCCTTTGCCAAACCGGTTGTCGCCACGATCAATGGTGTCGCGCTCGGCGGCGGCCTGGAAGTGGCGCTTGCCTGCCATCGCCGCCTCGCCGCACCGGCCGCGAAGCTCGGCCTGCCGGAAGTCAAACTGGGCATCGTGCCCGGCGCCGGCGGCACGCAGCGCCTGCCGCGGCTCATAGGCGTCGCCGCCGCCATCGACATGATCGCCAATGGCCGCATCGTTTCGGCTGCCGAAGCCCTCAAGCTCGGCATTGTTGACGAGATAGCCAAAAGTGAGCTGGTCACAGAGGCCAGCACCGCCATCGCTTCCCCCATGCGCCGCACCGGATTGCTGGCAGCTCCCGCAGAAGCCGCCGAAGCCATCGACAAGGCGGCGGCAGACGCGTTGCGCAAGGCACGCGGCCAGCACGCACCGGCCGAGGCCGTCCGCCTCGTACGACTCGCGGCAACCGCCCCTCTATCGGATGGACTGGCCGAGGAACGCCGCACCTTCATCGCGCTTCGCGACAGCGAAGAGGCCGCGGCATTGCGCCACGTCTTCTTCGCGGAACGCGCCGCCGGCAAGGTCGAGGGACTAGAGGCCGCAGCCCCACGCAAGATCGAAACCGTCGGCATCGTCGGCACCGGACTGATGGGATCAGGCATCGCTGTCTCGGCCCTCAATGGCGGCTACCGCGTCGTCGGCGTCGAGCAGAGTGCCGAGGCCGCGGAAAAGGGACGCGCACGCATTATCGGCCTCCTCGACAAGGCCGTGCAATCCGGCCGCCTCGATGCGGCGGGCCGCGGGGACCGCGTCAGCCGGTTGACGGTAACAGCAGACATGCAGCAGCTGGCACAGGCCGACATCGTCATCGAAGCGGTGTTTGACGATCTCACCGTCAAGACCGAACTTTTCCAGCGCCTCGATACGATCGTTCGCCCTCAGACAATCCTTGCGACCAATACCAGCTATCTCGATCCCGATACGATTGCCGCTGCCACCAGGCTGCCAAGGCGCATCGTCGGGCTGCACTTCTTCTCGCCGGCCCACATCATGCGGCTACTGGAAGTGGTGAATTGCAAGGAGACCGCGCCCGACGTGCTGGCGACGGCCCTTGCCCTTGCAAAGCGGCTCGGCAAGCTGCCTGTCGTCTCGGGTGTTACCGAAGGCTTCATCGGTAACCGCATCTTTTCCGCCTATCGCCGCGAAGCCGAATACATGGTCGAGGATGGCGCCTCGCCGCAGGAGATCGATGCCGCTCTGGAAGCCTACGGCTTTCCGATGGGGCCTTTTGCCGTCTTCGACATGGCGGGTCTGGAAATCGCCTGGGCGCGCCGCAAGCGGCAGGCCGCAACCCGTAATCCGGCGGAGCGCTACGTCGTCATCGCCGACCGGCTCTGCGAAGCCGGCCGCTTCGGCCAGAAGACCGGCCTCGGCTGGTATGCCTATCCCGATGGCAAGCGCACCGTCGATCCGGTGGTGACTGACATCATCGAAATCGCCCGCGCCGAAAAGAACATCACGCCGAAGCATTTTCCGGCAGATGATATCGTCTCTCGCCTCCTGCAGGCCATGACGAGCGAAGGCGAGGCATTGCTCTCAGAAGGCATCGCCGCCCGCGCGAGCGATATCGACCTCGTCATGATCAATGGCTACGGCTTTCCCCCCAGCAGGGGCGGCCCGATGTTTGCCGCCGGTCGCCGCTGA
- a CDS encoding OsmC family protein yields the protein MAELKVKTRQTGATATVGRTGFPHVTSVTGGEIDIITSPSQPGFNPLDLLYSSLSACLVLSARMAASSLGVLDKLTEVTAVVTGEKATEGVSRVEKFNIAFIIKGDFGDEVRNAIAHAAEDEICTVSNTIRGNPRFSTVISG from the coding sequence ATGGCCGAACTGAAAGTGAAGACGAGGCAGACAGGCGCAACCGCTACGGTCGGCCGCACCGGCTTTCCGCATGTGACCTCAGTGACGGGTGGCGAGATCGATATCATCACCTCGCCGTCGCAGCCCGGTTTCAACCCGCTCGACCTGCTCTATTCCTCGCTCTCGGCTTGCCTGGTCTTAAGTGCCCGCATGGCGGCGAGCAGCCTTGGCGTGCTCGACAAGCTCACAGAAGTCACCGCCGTCGTGACGGGCGAAAAGGCCACCGAGGGCGTCTCCCGCGTCGAGAAATTCAACATTGCCTTCATCATCAAGGGCGATTTCGGCGATGAGGTGCGCAACGCCATCGCACACGCCGCCGAAGATGAAATCTGCACCGTGAGCAACACGATCCGCGGCAATCCGCGGTTTTCGACTGTCATTTCGGGGTAA
- a CDS encoding acyl-CoA dehydrogenase, which translates to MHMSREIFDWADPFRLTEQLSDDERMVLDTAHSYAQEKLAPRVLEAFRHEKTDPAIFREMGELGLLGPTISPEYGGAGLSYVAYGLIAREVERVDSGYRSMMSVQSSLVMVPIETFGSEAQKQKYLPKLATGEWIGCFGLTEPNHGSDPGSMVTRAKKVDGGYSLTGAKTWISNAPIADVFVVWAKTEDGLIRGFILEKGWKGLSAPAIHGKVGLRASITGEVVMDNVFVPEENLMPNVSGLKGPFTCLNSARFGIAWGALGAAEDCYAKARQYVLDRKQFGRPLAANQLIQKKLADMVTEITLGLQGCLRLGRMKEEGHPPVELTSILKRNSCGKALDIARAARDMLGGNGISDEFGIARHLVNLEVVNTYEGTHDIHALILGRAITGIAAFSN; encoded by the coding sequence ATGCACATGAGCCGCGAGATTTTCGACTGGGCCGACCCGTTCCGGCTGACGGAGCAGCTGAGCGACGACGAACGCATGGTGCTTGATACCGCGCATTCCTACGCGCAGGAAAAGCTCGCGCCCCGCGTCCTCGAAGCCTTCCGCCACGAAAAGACCGATCCGGCCATCTTCCGCGAAATGGGTGAACTCGGCCTACTCGGCCCGACGATCTCCCCGGAATATGGCGGCGCTGGCCTAAGCTACGTCGCCTACGGCCTGATCGCCCGCGAAGTCGAACGCGTCGATAGCGGCTACCGCTCGATGATGAGCGTGCAGTCCTCGCTCGTCATGGTACCGATCGAGACCTTCGGCTCGGAAGCACAGAAGCAGAAATATCTGCCGAAGCTCGCAACCGGCGAATGGATCGGCTGCTTCGGCCTCACCGAACCGAACCACGGCTCCGATCCCGGCTCGATGGTCACCCGCGCGAAGAAGGTCGATGGCGGCTACAGCCTGACCGGCGCCAAGACCTGGATCTCGAATGCGCCGATCGCCGATGTCTTCGTCGTCTGGGCCAAGACCGAGGACGGCCTCATTCGCGGCTTCATCCTCGAGAAGGGCTGGAAGGGCCTCTCGGCCCCTGCCATCCACGGCAAGGTGGGCCTGCGCGCCTCCATAACGGGCGAAGTCGTGATGGACAATGTCTTCGTGCCGGAAGAAAACCTAATGCCGAACGTATCCGGCCTCAAGGGTCCCTTCACCTGCCTCAACTCCGCACGCTTCGGCATTGCCTGGGGTGCGCTCGGCGCCGCCGAGGATTGCTACGCCAAGGCACGTCAATATGTGCTTGACCGCAAGCAGTTCGGCCGTCCCCTCGCCGCCAACCAGCTGATCCAGAAGAAGCTTGCCGACATGGTGACGGAGATCACGCTCGGCCTGCAGGGTTGCCTGCGTCTCGGACGCATGAAGGAAGAGGGCCATCCGCCTGTCGAACTCACCTCCATCCTCAAGCGCAACAGCTGCGGCAAGGCGCTGGATATCGCCCGCGCTGCCCGCGACATGCTTGGCGGCAACGGCATCTCGGATGAGTTCGGCATCGCGCGCCATCTCGTCAACCTCGAAGTGGTCAACACCTATGAGGGCACGCACGACATCCACGCCCTCATTCTCGGCCGCGCCATCACCGGCATCGCCGCCTTTTCGAACTGA